One genomic window of Corticium candelabrum chromosome 9, ooCorCand1.1, whole genome shotgun sequence includes the following:
- the LOC134183898 gene encoding hemicentin-1-like isoform X4 translates to MILAYGSAFRRQVLQINRTWTALLVCALRLELVAASSAYVLISPSVVYPSQNVSLFCITSGNPQPTVKGWKKDGVSLRRDPHVQLLLGGLQLRIQNVQLSDAGRYECITSAKVNNSYIATSVSLELSRFGSDRNVSYATEGSNATLACNGTDLTLVRWYRDGKLLEEISRYRVGGDGETLTIVDVQPSDEGRYTCEGFHSHGIVQSDVLLRVFPLHSQATPTPSPSPRGNSTATCFKLHVRASVSCKSNVTLFFTYDTRDCTSFVFLFQMVSFSLSTEEVEQVEGLESVFAYGRDSSVANVTVDCAAGRVYGLEIWPFVSRGSEESVVVESYGFDRSLSKNDETRRCRLHLSQELH, encoded by the exons ATGATTCTAGCATATGGGAGCGCATTTCGTCGTCAGGTACTGCAGATCAACAGAACATGGACTGCACTGTTAGTCTGCGCTCTAAGACTTGAACTGG TTGCTGCCAGCTCTGCTTACGTATTGATATCTCCCTCTGTTGTCTATCCAAGCCAAAACGTCTCTCTCTTTTGCATCACGTCGGGCAACCCCCAACCTACTGTGAAAGGCTGGAAGAAAGACGGAGTTTCCCTTAGACGAGACCCGCACGTGCAACTTCTCCTAGGCGGTCTTCAACTTCGGATCCAGAACGTGCAGTTAAGCGACGCAGGTCGCTACGAATGCATCACATCAGCAAAAGTCAATAACAGTTACATAGCAACGTCGGTCTCTCTCG AACTGAGTCGATTCGGATCGGATAGGAACGTTAGCTACGCGACCGAGGGATCGAACGCCACGCTCGCTTGCAACGGAACCGATCTGACTCTCGTCAGGTGGTATCGGGACGGCAAACTGCTCGAAGAGATTTCGCGCTATCGAGTAGGGGGAGACGGCGAAACGTTGACCATCGTCGACGTCCAGCCTTCCGACGAGGGTCGCTACACGTGCGAGGGATTCCATTCTCACGGAATCGTTCAGAGCGACGTGCTTCTTCGCGTTTTCCCGCTTCATTCCCAAGCCACGCCTACTCCAAGTCCGAGTCCAAGAGGGAATTCGACCGCAACGT GTTTTAAGTTACATGTACGTGCGAGTGTCTCTTGCAAGTCCAATGTAACTTTGTTCTTTACGTACGACACTCGAGATTGTACTTCGTTTGTATTCCTGTTTCAAATGGTCTCGTTCAGTCTCTCCACTGAAGAGGTAGAGCAGGTGGAAGGACTCGAGAGTGTGTTTGCCTACGGAAGGGATTCTAGTGTCGCGAATGTGACCGTGGATTGTGCGGCTGGTAGAGTGTATGGGCTCGAGATATGGCCGTTTGTCAGTCGCGGGTCCGAGGAATCGGTCGTCGTGGAGAGTTATGGGTTCGATCGTTCGTTGTCGAAGAACG ATGAAACTCGTCGATGCAGACTGCACTTGTCTCAAG AGCTCCACTAA
- the LOC134183898 gene encoding uncharacterized protein LOC134183898 isoform X1, which yields MILAYGSAFRRQVLQINRTWTALLVCALRLELVAASSAYVLISPSVVYPSQNVSLFCITSGNPQPTVKGWKKDGVSLRRDPHVQLLLGGLQLRIQNVQLSDAGRYECITSAKVNNSYIATSVSLELSRFGSDRNVSYATEGSNATLACNGTDLTLVRWYRDGKLLEEISRYRVGGDGETLTIVDVQPSDEGRYTCEGFHSHGIVQSDVLLRVFPLHSQATPTPSPSPRGNSTATCFKLHVRASVSCKSNVTLFFTYDTRDCTSFVFLFQMVSFSLSTEEVEQVEGLESVFAYGRDSSVANVTVDCAAGRVYGLEIWPFVSRGSEESVVVESYGFDRSLSKNGERRKFGRKAVRFFVEYPLLQMKLVDADCTCLKSSTNTEIADNLNNLLVDILQTSSNHNFSNALFETNSARSQMIVRTPLNSPSLYKTLKMINSVSRAIRQRDINIVGRGGCALSFDVDCKVLFARGITKACTTDDDDVCSQTVSSTTTEVEVQSSSANAQVTTLTVILIAVGVVMTFGVLAIIYCRRKRSQTYQI from the exons ATGATTCTAGCATATGGGAGCGCATTTCGTCGTCAGGTACTGCAGATCAACAGAACATGGACTGCACTGTTAGTCTGCGCTCTAAGACTTGAACTGG TTGCTGCCAGCTCTGCTTACGTATTGATATCTCCCTCTGTTGTCTATCCAAGCCAAAACGTCTCTCTCTTTTGCATCACGTCGGGCAACCCCCAACCTACTGTGAAAGGCTGGAAGAAAGACGGAGTTTCCCTTAGACGAGACCCGCACGTGCAACTTCTCCTAGGCGGTCTTCAACTTCGGATCCAGAACGTGCAGTTAAGCGACGCAGGTCGCTACGAATGCATCACATCAGCAAAAGTCAATAACAGTTACATAGCAACGTCGGTCTCTCTCG AACTGAGTCGATTCGGATCGGATAGGAACGTTAGCTACGCGACCGAGGGATCGAACGCCACGCTCGCTTGCAACGGAACCGATCTGACTCTCGTCAGGTGGTATCGGGACGGCAAACTGCTCGAAGAGATTTCGCGCTATCGAGTAGGGGGAGACGGCGAAACGTTGACCATCGTCGACGTCCAGCCTTCCGACGAGGGTCGCTACACGTGCGAGGGATTCCATTCTCACGGAATCGTTCAGAGCGACGTGCTTCTTCGCGTTTTCCCGCTTCATTCCCAAGCCACGCCTACTCCAAGTCCGAGTCCAAGAGGGAATTCGACCGCAACGT GTTTTAAGTTACATGTACGTGCGAGTGTCTCTTGCAAGTCCAATGTAACTTTGTTCTTTACGTACGACACTCGAGATTGTACTTCGTTTGTATTCCTGTTTCAAATGGTCTCGTTCAGTCTCTCCACTGAAGAGGTAGAGCAGGTGGAAGGACTCGAGAGTGTGTTTGCCTACGGAAGGGATTCTAGTGTCGCGAATGTGACCGTGGATTGTGCGGCTGGTAGAGTGTATGGGCTCGAGATATGGCCGTTTGTCAGTCGCGGGTCCGAGGAATCGGTCGTCGTGGAGAGTTATGGGTTCGATCGTTCGTTGTCGAAGAACGGTGAGCGTCGAAAGTTTGGAAGAAAGGCGGTTCGTTTTTTTGTTGAGTATCCGTTGCTGCAGATGAAACTCGTCGATGCAGACTGCACTTGTCTCAAG AGCTCCACTAACACCGAGATTGCTGACAATTTAAACAATCTACTGGTCGACATTTTGCAAACATCTTCAAACCATAATTTTTCAAATGCTTTGTTTGAAACAAACTCCGCTCGATCACAAATGATCGTGAGAACTCCCCTCAACTCTCCCTCCCTATACAAAACCCTCAAAATGATAAACAGCGTATCGAGAGCCATCAGACAACGAGACATAAATATCGTTGGCCGTGGCGGTTGTGCGCTGAGCTTTGACGTTGATTGCAAAGTGTTGTTTGCCAGAGGCATCACAAAGGCTTGCACAACAGATGACGACGATGTCTGCTCTCAAACAGTCAGCAGCACTACCACAGAGGTAGAAGTACAATCGAGCAGCGCTAACGCCCAAGTCACTACACTGACTGTGATACTAATTGCTGTTGGGGTAGTGATGACGTTTGGGGTTTTGGCAATTATATATTGTCGTAGGAAACGTAGTCAGACATaccaaatttaa
- the LOC134183898 gene encoding hemicentin-1-like isoform X3: MILAYGSAFRRQVLQINRTWTALLVCALRLELVAASSAYVLISPSVVYPSQNVSLFCITSGNPQPTVKGWKKDGVSLRRDPHVQLLLGGLQLRIQNVQLSDAGRYECITSAKVNNSYIATSVSLELSRFGSDRNVSYATEGSNATLACNGTDLTLVRWYRDGKLLEEISRYRVGGDGETLTIVDVQPSDEGRYTCEGFHSHGIVQSDVLLRVFPLHSQATPTPSPSPRGNSTATCFKLHVRASVSCKSNVTLFFTYDTRDCTSFVFLFQMVSFSLSTEEVEQVEGLESVFAYGRDSSVANVTVDCAAGRVYGLEIWPFVSRGSEESVVVESYGFDRSLSKNDETRRCRLHLSQEISRM; this comes from the exons ATGATTCTAGCATATGGGAGCGCATTTCGTCGTCAGGTACTGCAGATCAACAGAACATGGACTGCACTGTTAGTCTGCGCTCTAAGACTTGAACTGG TTGCTGCCAGCTCTGCTTACGTATTGATATCTCCCTCTGTTGTCTATCCAAGCCAAAACGTCTCTCTCTTTTGCATCACGTCGGGCAACCCCCAACCTACTGTGAAAGGCTGGAAGAAAGACGGAGTTTCCCTTAGACGAGACCCGCACGTGCAACTTCTCCTAGGCGGTCTTCAACTTCGGATCCAGAACGTGCAGTTAAGCGACGCAGGTCGCTACGAATGCATCACATCAGCAAAAGTCAATAACAGTTACATAGCAACGTCGGTCTCTCTCG AACTGAGTCGATTCGGATCGGATAGGAACGTTAGCTACGCGACCGAGGGATCGAACGCCACGCTCGCTTGCAACGGAACCGATCTGACTCTCGTCAGGTGGTATCGGGACGGCAAACTGCTCGAAGAGATTTCGCGCTATCGAGTAGGGGGAGACGGCGAAACGTTGACCATCGTCGACGTCCAGCCTTCCGACGAGGGTCGCTACACGTGCGAGGGATTCCATTCTCACGGAATCGTTCAGAGCGACGTGCTTCTTCGCGTTTTCCCGCTTCATTCCCAAGCCACGCCTACTCCAAGTCCGAGTCCAAGAGGGAATTCGACCGCAACGT GTTTTAAGTTACATGTACGTGCGAGTGTCTCTTGCAAGTCCAATGTAACTTTGTTCTTTACGTACGACACTCGAGATTGTACTTCGTTTGTATTCCTGTTTCAAATGGTCTCGTTCAGTCTCTCCACTGAAGAGGTAGAGCAGGTGGAAGGACTCGAGAGTGTGTTTGCCTACGGAAGGGATTCTAGTGTCGCGAATGTGACCGTGGATTGTGCGGCTGGTAGAGTGTATGGGCTCGAGATATGGCCGTTTGTCAGTCGCGGGTCCGAGGAATCGGTCGTCGTGGAGAGTTATGGGTTCGATCGTTCGTTGTCGAAGAACG ATGAAACTCGTCGATGCAGACTGCACTTGTCTCAAG AGATATCCCGGATGTAA
- the LOC134183898 gene encoding hemicentin-1-like isoform X2, giving the protein MILAYGSAFRRQVLQINRTWTALLVCALRLELVAASSAYVLISPSVVYPSQNVSLFCITSGNPQPTVKGWKKDGVSLRRDPHVQLLLGGLQLRIQNVQLSDAGRYECITSAKVNNSYIATSVSLELSRFGSDRNVSYATEGSNATLACNGTDLTLVRWYRDGKLLEEISRYRVGGDGETLTIVDVQPSDEGRYTCEGFHSHGIVQSDVLLRVFPLHSQATPTPSPSPRGNSTATCFKLHVRASVSCKSNVTLFFTYDTRDCTSFVFLFQMVSFSLSTEEVEQVEGLESVFAYGRDSSVANVTVDCAAGRVYGLEIWPFVSRGSEESVVVESYGFDRSLSKNGERRKFGRKAVRFFVEYPLLQMKLVDADCTCLKRYPGCNGTTLSVTCEIAGIEETTRRNQRIC; this is encoded by the exons ATGATTCTAGCATATGGGAGCGCATTTCGTCGTCAGGTACTGCAGATCAACAGAACATGGACTGCACTGTTAGTCTGCGCTCTAAGACTTGAACTGG TTGCTGCCAGCTCTGCTTACGTATTGATATCTCCCTCTGTTGTCTATCCAAGCCAAAACGTCTCTCTCTTTTGCATCACGTCGGGCAACCCCCAACCTACTGTGAAAGGCTGGAAGAAAGACGGAGTTTCCCTTAGACGAGACCCGCACGTGCAACTTCTCCTAGGCGGTCTTCAACTTCGGATCCAGAACGTGCAGTTAAGCGACGCAGGTCGCTACGAATGCATCACATCAGCAAAAGTCAATAACAGTTACATAGCAACGTCGGTCTCTCTCG AACTGAGTCGATTCGGATCGGATAGGAACGTTAGCTACGCGACCGAGGGATCGAACGCCACGCTCGCTTGCAACGGAACCGATCTGACTCTCGTCAGGTGGTATCGGGACGGCAAACTGCTCGAAGAGATTTCGCGCTATCGAGTAGGGGGAGACGGCGAAACGTTGACCATCGTCGACGTCCAGCCTTCCGACGAGGGTCGCTACACGTGCGAGGGATTCCATTCTCACGGAATCGTTCAGAGCGACGTGCTTCTTCGCGTTTTCCCGCTTCATTCCCAAGCCACGCCTACTCCAAGTCCGAGTCCAAGAGGGAATTCGACCGCAACGT GTTTTAAGTTACATGTACGTGCGAGTGTCTCTTGCAAGTCCAATGTAACTTTGTTCTTTACGTACGACACTCGAGATTGTACTTCGTTTGTATTCCTGTTTCAAATGGTCTCGTTCAGTCTCTCCACTGAAGAGGTAGAGCAGGTGGAAGGACTCGAGAGTGTGTTTGCCTACGGAAGGGATTCTAGTGTCGCGAATGTGACCGTGGATTGTGCGGCTGGTAGAGTGTATGGGCTCGAGATATGGCCGTTTGTCAGTCGCGGGTCCGAGGAATCGGTCGTCGTGGAGAGTTATGGGTTCGATCGTTCGTTGTCGAAGAACGGTGAGCGTCGAAAGTTTGGAAGAAAGGCGGTTCGTTTTTTTGTTGAGTATCCGTTGCTGCAGATGAAACTCGTCGATGCAGACTGCACTTGTCTCAAG AGATATCCCGGATGTAACGGTACCACTCTGTCGGTCACGTGCGAGATTGCAGGTATCGAGGAGACTACAAGAAGGAATCAGCGGATCTGTTAG
- the LOC134184467 gene encoding hemicentin-1-like isoform X1, whose product MFTSLATVWLLMVHIISIQSFERDEGSVSIASGNVTRSIRGYDVTLACLGNFQERTPVWLKDDRPLAVAYTGNDTKNNHTRSLTIENVDLTDSGYYTCQTSAGNATTLLVVDILPSVRVYKHSSSIGGNGQRVLKCIVDGLPKPMSWWKVVTEYGEKKLKSYRENNRTLIVSARENGLYVCLASNRAGSARAVIEISPSPLIELTHPIRTDQVSSLFVPVTQTTEEEGSSGPSVVLILLVLGCVVVVMFLAFVIHTLARNYCPTNRMKSDESPCGSGLMFMKGNLRRSNGILGLSPKPAQSQEKGQTFQSLDNNLPSRTEHGKYSSALSIDVAHSKSLEETGDDMGQGKSSRDKYLNRQSLQQSKAIQGRQETAV is encoded by the exons ATGTTTACATCTCTGGCGACCGTCTGGCTCTTGATGGTCCATATCATATCGATTCAGTCGTTTGAGCGAG aTGAAGGCTCTGTGTCTATCGCCAGTGGCAATGTCACAAGGTCTATCAGAGGCTATGACGTGACTCTAGCTTGTCTCGGGAACTTTCAGGAGCGAACGCCGGTGTGGCTCAAGGACGATCGACCTCTGGCGGTCGCTTACACTGGAAATGACACGAAGAACAACCACACGAGAAGTCTCACTATTGAAAATGTTGATCTTACTGATTCTGGATACTATACATGCCAAACGAGTGCTGGAAATGCCACGACATTGTTGGTAGTCGATATCCTTCCGTCTGTTCGAGTATACAAGCATTCATCATCGATCGGTGGGAATGGACAGAGAGTACTCAAGTGTATTGTTGACGGCTTGCCCAAGCCAATGTCATGGTGGAAAGTGGTGACCGAGTATGGAGAAAAGAAGTTGAAGAGTTATCGTGAAAATAACAGAACGCTCATTGTTTCAGCTAGAGAGAATgggttgtatgtatgtctcgCATCCAACAGAGCTGGATCTGCTAGGGCAGTGATAGAGATATCGCCATCTCCGTTGATAG AGTTAACACATCCCATACGAACAGATCAAGTCTCTTCTCTTTTTGTTCCAGTGACGCAgacaacagaagaagaag GATCGTCCGGACCGTCGGTCGTGTTGATCTTGCTCGTGCTCGGATGTGTGGTGGTCGTCATGTTTCTAGCATTCGTCATTCATACGTTAGCACGGAATTATTGTCCTACAAACAGGATGAAGTCGGACGAGTCTCCGTGTGGCAGTGGTCTGATGTTTATGAAAGGAAATCTTCGACGAAGCAACGGTATACTCGGTCTGTCACCCAAACCTGCTCAGTCACAGGAAAAGGGTCAGACATTCCAATCTCTTGATAATAATCTACCGTCTCGCACTGAGCACGGAAAGTACAGCAGTGCTCTTTCAATAGACGTTGCTCACTCAAAGTCTTTGGAAGAGACCGGAGACGATATGGGTCAGGGAAAGTCATCGAGGGACAAGTATTTAAACAGACAAAGTTTGCAGCAGAGTAAGGCAATTCAGGGAAGGCAAGAAACTGCTGTGTGA
- the LOC134184467 gene encoding hemicentin-1-like isoform X2 — MFTSLATVWLLMVHIISIQSFERDEGSVSIASGNVTRSIRGYDVTLACLGNFQERTPVWLKDDRPLAVAYTGNDTKNNHTRSLTIENVDLTDSGYYTCQTSAGNATTLLVVDILPSVRVYKHSSSIGGNGQRVLKCIVDGLPKPMSWWKVVTEYGEKKLKSYRENNRTLIVSARENGLYVCLASNRAGSARAVIEISPSPLIELTHPIRTDQVSSLFVPVTQTTEEEGSSGPSVVLILLVLGCVVVVMFLAFVIHTLARNYCPTNRMKSDESPCGSGLMFMKGNLRRSNGILGLSPKPAQSQEKDVAHSKSLEETGDDMGQGKSSRDKYLNRQSLQQSKAIQGRQETAV; from the exons ATGTTTACATCTCTGGCGACCGTCTGGCTCTTGATGGTCCATATCATATCGATTCAGTCGTTTGAGCGAG aTGAAGGCTCTGTGTCTATCGCCAGTGGCAATGTCACAAGGTCTATCAGAGGCTATGACGTGACTCTAGCTTGTCTCGGGAACTTTCAGGAGCGAACGCCGGTGTGGCTCAAGGACGATCGACCTCTGGCGGTCGCTTACACTGGAAATGACACGAAGAACAACCACACGAGAAGTCTCACTATTGAAAATGTTGATCTTACTGATTCTGGATACTATACATGCCAAACGAGTGCTGGAAATGCCACGACATTGTTGGTAGTCGATATCCTTCCGTCTGTTCGAGTATACAAGCATTCATCATCGATCGGTGGGAATGGACAGAGAGTACTCAAGTGTATTGTTGACGGCTTGCCCAAGCCAATGTCATGGTGGAAAGTGGTGACCGAGTATGGAGAAAAGAAGTTGAAGAGTTATCGTGAAAATAACAGAACGCTCATTGTTTCAGCTAGAGAGAATgggttgtatgtatgtctcgCATCCAACAGAGCTGGATCTGCTAGGGCAGTGATAGAGATATCGCCATCTCCGTTGATAG AGTTAACACATCCCATACGAACAGATCAAGTCTCTTCTCTTTTTGTTCCAGTGACGCAgacaacagaagaagaag GATCGTCCGGACCGTCGGTCGTGTTGATCTTGCTCGTGCTCGGATGTGTGGTGGTCGTCATGTTTCTAGCATTCGTCATTCATACGTTAGCACGGAATTATTGTCCTACAAACAGGATGAAGTCGGACGAGTCTCCGTGTGGCAGTGGTCTGATGTTTATGAAAGGAAATCTTCGACGAAGCAACGGTATACTCGGTCTGTCACCCAAACCTGCTCAGTCACAGGAAAAGG ACGTTGCTCACTCAAAGTCTTTGGAAGAGACCGGAGACGATATGGGTCAGGGAAAGTCATCGAGGGACAAGTATTTAAACAGACAAAGTTTGCAGCAGAGTAAGGCAATTCAGGGAAGGCAAGAAACTGCTGTGTGA